The genomic region CACCCGGAAGGTTCCAGCGGAGTTCGACAAGGAAACCCACAAATGGCGGCATTTGATCGAAAAATACTTCGGCAACCTGAAGAAAATCAGAGAGATAGCCAAGCGCTCTTGCAGAGCAAACCAGAGTGTCAAAGCCTTAATCTCAATCGCGGCAACGATCATTCACTCAAGGTGAATGTCAACAGTCCCTAATCCTACAATTTTTCAGTGCATTTGTACCGATACAATAATTGTGCCGCTTTTCGCGTGCACATGTCGCAAGTCGCACATCAAAGCCTAAATCTCGCGTTTTATTGTGCAATACTCAACCGAGGGCTCGCCCCTCTCAGCAACGCGGCATTGTCATGAAACTCATCCACCTTACCGACCTGCACCTCACCCCTTCAGGCGCTGAGCTGGCCGGTTCCGACCCTTCGGCCCGTCTCTCACACTGTCTCAAGGATATTGAGCAGTGGCACAGCGACGCCAGCTTCTGCGTCATTTCCGGCGATTTGGCAGATCGTGCCAACCCAGCAGCCTATTCCTGGCTGAAAGAGCAACTGGCCGGGTTTTCCATCCCGACCTTTCTAATGGTCGGGAATCACGATGATCGATCTGTTTTCCTAAGCGTCTTTGACGATCATCCCCGTGACGACAATGGGTTCGTCCAGCATAGCCACCAAACAGAGGATAGCCTGTTCCTGTTTCTGGACACCACCAGCGACGGCGCCAACCCAGATGAGGGGCAATTGTGCCCACAGCGTCTGGATTGGTTGCGGACCCAATTGATCAATGCCGGGGACACGCCTGTTTACCTGTTCATGCACCACCCACCATTTGATATCGGCATCACTTTCGTCGACGACATCAAACTCGTACAGCATCAGGAGTTTGCCGACGTTCTGAAACAGGGCCGCAACATCCGACATGTGTTTTATGGTCACGTACATCGAACCACATATGTGCAATGGAACGGGGTCTCCTTCACCTCGCTCCCCAGCCTGAACCATCAGATCCCGCTGATCCCCGCAAGCACCGGCACACCCTATAGCTCCGAGCCCCCGGGATATGGCGTTGTGCTGCTGAACGGCGACCAGATGACAGTCCATGTCGATGCCTTCCTAAATCGCGGTGCGATTTTCCGGAGCTAAGACATGGACAATTTCTGGATTCTTCTCGTCTTAGCCTCGGCTCTGCTTCATCCGTTTCGCGATCTGACACTGAAGGGAGTGGCACACCCGGTCTCTTGCTATGTCGGGGTCTGCCTCAGCTGGGTAATCTTTGCTGGGGCACAGGCGACCCTTAGCGGCCAAAGCCTGCGCCTGCCACTGTCGGTCTGGCCTCTGGTCATCCTATCGGCGCTGGGTCTCGGTTTCTACTACTACGGCACTCTGGCGGCGGTCCGGAGGGGCAATTTGTCAGTCTACTATCCGATCATCAGGTCCTCGCCGATTGCCATTGTGATCATCAGCTGGCTGTTTCTTGGGCAAAGCTACGCCTGGATTACGCTTGCGGGTGTTGGCTTGATTATCCTGGCTGGTCTCGGGATTCAAAAACCTCCCGGCGGCCTGCTGGAGGATGCCAAAGCGTTTGGTCTTGCGGTGATGGCAATGATCGCCTCGGCGGTTTATGCGTTGGCAGACGCAGTTGCGATGCAAGACGTGGCCGCTGCCCCGTTCCTCTTTTCTACCTATATCTTGGTCACCTTGATGCTCGCTGCGGCGCGATCCTGGGAGGACCGGCATCTGTCCGAACCGTTTTGGGGCGTGATCCGAGGCTGGCAGCAGGCGCCGTGGCGAATTCTGTTTGCCGGGGCGACTTCCTATGTCTCCTATCTTTTGATCCTCAAGGCCTTTCAACTGGGTGCTGAAACAGCTGCTGTCAGTTCGGTCCGTCAGGCCTCGATTCCAATCTCAGTGATCATGGCCGCCGTGATCCTCAAGGAGCCACGTTTCCTGAAACGGATCGGCTGGGCCTGCCTATTGGCACTGGGTATTATTTTAGTTGCTTTCAGCTAGAAGCCACGTAGGCATCTGCAGAACCTTCGGGCAAATCGAGATCAGGCGCGGTGGGGGCGGATCGCGATGCGATCTAATCCCCCTGCCGCTAAAACGGAATGTCATTGCAGACGAAGACATAGGCAGCCACCACTTTCTTGGTCCCCGCCTTGCCAAACTCCACCTCAAGCTTGTCCG from Parasedimentitalea psychrophila harbors:
- a CDS encoding EamA family transporter encodes the protein MDNFWILLVLASALLHPFRDLTLKGVAHPVSCYVGVCLSWVIFAGAQATLSGQSLRLPLSVWPLVILSALGLGFYYYGTLAAVRRGNLSVYYPIIRSSPIAIVIISWLFLGQSYAWITLAGVGLIILAGLGIQKPPGGLLEDAKAFGLAVMAMIASAVYALADAVAMQDVAAAPFLFSTYILVTLMLAAARSWEDRHLSEPFWGVIRGWQQAPWRILFAGATSYVSYLLILKAFQLGAETAAVSSVRQASIPISVIMAAVILKEPRFLKRIGWACLLALGIILVAFS
- a CDS encoding phosphodiesterase translates to MKLIHLTDLHLTPSGAELAGSDPSARLSHCLKDIEQWHSDASFCVISGDLADRANPAAYSWLKEQLAGFSIPTFLMVGNHDDRSVFLSVFDDHPRDDNGFVQHSHQTEDSLFLFLDTTSDGANPDEGQLCPQRLDWLRTQLINAGDTPVYLFMHHPPFDIGITFVDDIKLVQHQEFADVLKQGRNIRHVFYGHVHRTTYVQWNGVSFTSLPSLNHQIPLIPASTGTPYSSEPPGYGVVLLNGDQMTVHVDAFLNRGAIFRS